Within Desulfobacter sp., the genomic segment TGTGATGGATTATGAGGAAGGCAAGGGATGGCTCAATCCCCGCATTGAACCCTTTGCCGAATTTTCCATGTCTCCTGCAGCAATGGTTTTCCACTACGGCCAGGCGATTTTCGAAGGCCTCAAAGCCTACAAGACCCCAGAAGGCAAAATTCAGTTTTTCCGGGCCCGGGATAATTTCGCCCGGATGAATAAATCCGCCGAAGGGCTGTGCATCCCCAAGATTGATGTGGATTTTACCATGGATGCCATGAAACAGCTGGTTAAGATGGAAGAAAAATGGATCCCCGAAACCCTGGGGACCTCCCTCTATGTGCGGCCCTTTATCATTGCCACCGATCCTTTCCTGGGGGTGAGATCCTCTTATAAATTTAAATTTTTCATCATCCTCTGTTCCGTGGGCGCATATTATGCCGAGGGACTGAATCCGGTGAAAATATGGGTGTGCAAGGACCATGTCAGGGCCGTCCGGGGCGGCGTGGGCGAGTTTAAAACCGCAGGCAATTATGCGGCAAGCCTCCTGGCCGGGGAAAAGGCGAAAAAAGAAGGATATGCCCAGGTGCTCTGGCTGGACGGGATTGAACTCAAATATATTGAGGAAGTCGGGGCCATGAATATCTTTTTCATCATCAACGATGAACTGGTCACCCCGGAACTCAACGGCAGCATCCTGCCGGGCATCACCCGGTTTTCAGTCATTGACCTGGCCAAAAAATGGGGCATGAAGGTCAGTGAACGGAAAGTCAGCATGGATGAAATTCTTGAGGCCCATGACAAGGGGCAGCTCACCGAAGTATTCGGTTCCGGCACCGCCGCAGTGATCTCACCTGTGGGTGAAATCCGTTACGGCGATAAGATGCTGAACATCGGCGACGGCACCCCGGGCGAGACCTCCATGAAGTTCTACAATGCCCTGACCGCCATTCAATACGGCAAAGCAGAAGATACCGAAGGCTGGATAGAAGTCATCGATTGATCCTGCACTGCGGGAACTGTCGGTGAGTTTTAGTATAATACGTTGTTTTATGGATTAATTTTTTTAGACCCAGGCGCTGAACGAGCGCTCAGTCAAAGATGAAGTTTGATCACCCTCAAACTATTGGAGATGAGATGGCTAAAAAGAAAGAAATGACCCCCATTGGAAAGCGGATCAGGCGTGCCCGGCTGGATAAGGGCATCAGCCTGAACGTTATGGCAAATGAAACCGGACTGTCCAAAGACTTCATCAAAAAGATCGAAGGCGGGGAACAGCGTCCCTCTGTGGGGACCCTGCTCCAGATTTCACGGACCCTTCAACTGGATTCAAGCTACCTGCTCAAGGAACAGGAGGACACCCTGGAAGAGCGGGCCGATGCCTACACCAAACGGACGGACAACTATGCCTATACGCCCCTGACACCCGGGGCGGAAAACAAGCACCTCAAGGCCTTCCGCATTGTGGTGGAGGCCGGCACCCGGCATGAGGGCGTCGGCTTCCAGCACGAGGGCGAGGAGTTTTCCTATGTGCTGTCCGGAACCGTTGAAATCCAGGTGGGGGACCATGTCAATACCTTGAAAGCGGGAGACTCCCTCCATTTCAATTCAGGGATCAAGCATGACCTGCGCAATGTCGGCGACGAAGATGCCGAACTCATTGTGGTGGTGTACGCCCCTTAATACAATTTGAAATTGACTGCCCGGCCCCGCCGGGGAGTGAAAAGGAGTTTTTCATATGCTATTCAAGCTGACCGACGAACAATTGATGATCCAGAACATGGTCCGGGAATTCTCCCGGAAGGTGGTTGCGGCCACGGCGGCTGAACGGGACAAAACCCGTGAATTCCCCGCAGAGAATTTCAAACAGATGGGGGAACTGGGCCTCATGGGGATGATGATCCCAGAAGAGTACGGCGGGGAAGCGGCCGATGCGGTTTCCTATGTCCTGGCCCTGTCCGAGATCGCCTACTCCTGTGCCTCCACCTCGGTGGTCATGTCCGTGCAGAACTCCATTGTCTGCGAGAGCCTGAACAAATTCGGCACCGAGGCGCAGAAGGAGGAATTTTTAGTGCCCCTGGCCTCGGGGGAGATCATCGGCGCCTTCGGCCTTACCGAACCCGATGCCGGCTCCGATCCCGTGAGCCAGGCCACCACCGCAGAAAAAGACGGGGATCATTATATTATCAACGGCACCAAGCGGTTCATCACCTCTGGAGAGCATTCCTCCGTGGTTTTGGTGACGGCCAAGACAGATGAATCCTCCGGCCACAAAGGCATTTCCTGTTTTATCGTGCCCAAGGGCACCCCGGGTCTTGTGGTGGGACACCATGAGGATAAGATGGGATTGCGTGCCTCGGACACCACGGATTTGATTTTTGAGAACTGCCGGGTACCGGCCGCCAATATACTGGGCAAGGAAGGGGACGGGTTTAAAATTGCCATGTCCGGCCTGGACAGCGGCAGGATCGGCATTGCCGCCCAGTCCTTAGGGGTGGCCCAGGCCGCCTTTGATGCGGCCGTAAAATATGCCAAGAAAAGAAAACAGTTCGGCGTGCCCATCACCAAGCACCAGGCCATCCGGTTCCAGGTGGCCGATATGGCCACCCAGATTGAGGCGGCCCGCCAGCTGGTTTTTTCCGCCGCTTCCATGAAGGACCGGGGGGAGAATTATACCCGGGAGGCTTCCATGGCCAAGCTCTTTGCTTCTGAAATGGTCCAGGATGTCACCGCCCGCGCTATCCAGATGCACGGCGGATACGGGTTTACCAAGGATTACCCTGTGGAGCGCTTCTACCGGGATGCCCGGGTCTTCACCATCTACGAGGGCACCAGCGAAATCCAGCGCATCGTCATTTCCAACAATATACTGAGGGACAAGCGAAAACTCAGATAGGACAGGCCTTCTGGGCGGGCATGGACGGCGGGCAGTCCATGCCCGCCGTTTCAGGGGCCGGGTGGCCTCGGGTCAGGTTGTATCTTTCGCCATGACCACCCTGTCCCTGCCCTGGGACTTGGCCGTGTACAGTGCTTTGTCTGCTTCCTTGATCAACTGGTCCAGGGTGGTCCCGTTGTCGGGGTATACCGCCCCGCCCACCGAAATGGTGACGGTCCCCGGGGATCTATGGTCAAGTGAAAATTCGTGGGACCGGATCCGGTCGCAGATTTTCTGGGCTGTCTGGCAGGTGGCTTCATGGCCGGTTTCGGGCAGGATGAGGGTAAATTCTTCTCCCCCGTACCGGCAGGGGATATCTTCGGCACGGACCATGCCCCGCAACATGAGGCCGAATTCTTTCAGGATGTGGTCGCCGGTGTCATGGCCGTGGGTGTCGTTTATCTTTTTGAAATGGTCCAGGTCCATCATGAGCAGCCCCAGAGACTGGTTCCGCCGGCCGGCCCTGCTGATCTGCTGTTCTGCAGATTCCAAAAGAAAACGTCTGTTGTAAAGGGTGGTGAGCGCATCCCGGATGGCCTGGTCCCGCAGGGCCTCCTGCAGTTTAAGGTTGCCAAAGGCAAGGCTGGCCTGCTCTGCCAGGGCCAGGGCCAGATTCTGTTCTTCCTGGGAGAACACATCTTCTGACGGTATGGAAATATGGAGTACCCCGAGGCTTTCTCCCTGGGCCACCAGGGGAAGGCAGAGCATCGTGCGGTCAGTGCCCGACCAATGGCTGCAGGTTGCATTGCCGGCTTTTGTATCGCCCAGGTGGCGGCTGCCCTTTCTCAGGGCCCAGCATTGGGCGGGTTCATAGACCGTTTCCTGGCCCCATTCCCCGTTCCAGGTGTCGATGACCTTCAGGCGGTCTGCTTCATCATCGAATATGGCCATGGCCCCTGAAAACCTGGGCATTAGAACCGGAGCCAC encodes:
- a CDS encoding GGDEF domain-containing protein; the protein is MAHAQSLTSKSIIGIPLALIVTFTIASVLLIDLYFEKTAIVRYEKALIQQARSGARILEFLKNHYRMADYDAFADHIARGSLLRVTIIGKNGWIIGDSRLSFAEVQEAENRSQRPEIVKAREHGAGLDRRYSQTVGVELLYAAVRYRNEKMQGFFRVAVPMRSLNEELVHQRMVLGGFCIITLLVAGILSLLASRYLLGLVRREEDSLERKVRERTREIEILQNLGTQLTACNTYNEARNVIAMVAPVLMPRFSGAMAIFDDEADRLKVIDTWNGEWGQETVYEPAQCWALRKGSRHLGDTKAGNATCSHWSGTDRTMLCLPLVAQGESLGVLHISIPSEDVFSQEEQNLALALAEQASLAFGNLKLQEALRDQAIRDALTTLYNRRFLLESAEQQISRAGRRNQSLGLLMMDLDHFKKINDTHGHDTGDHILKEFGLMLRGMVRAEDIPCRYGGEEFTLILPETGHEATCQTAQKICDRIRSHEFSLDHRSPGTVTISVGGAVYPDNGTTLDQLIKEADKALYTAKSQGRDRVVMAKDTT
- a CDS encoding branched-chain amino acid aminotransferase, with the translated sequence MEIKVTRAAQTGTRPKDEDLGFGTVFTDHMFVMDYEEGKGWLNPRIEPFAEFSMSPAAMVFHYGQAIFEGLKAYKTPEGKIQFFRARDNFARMNKSAEGLCIPKIDVDFTMDAMKQLVKMEEKWIPETLGTSLYVRPFIIATDPFLGVRSSYKFKFFIILCSVGAYYAEGLNPVKIWVCKDHVRAVRGGVGEFKTAGNYAASLLAGEKAKKEGYAQVLWLDGIELKYIEEVGAMNIFFIINDELVTPELNGSILPGITRFSVIDLAKKWGMKVSERKVSMDEILEAHDKGQLTEVFGSGTAAVISPVGEIRYGDKMLNIGDGTPGETSMKFYNALTAIQYGKAEDTEGWIEVID
- a CDS encoding acyl-CoA dehydrogenase, coding for MLFKLTDEQLMIQNMVREFSRKVVAATAAERDKTREFPAENFKQMGELGLMGMMIPEEYGGEAADAVSYVLALSEIAYSCASTSVVMSVQNSIVCESLNKFGTEAQKEEFLVPLASGEIIGAFGLTEPDAGSDPVSQATTAEKDGDHYIINGTKRFITSGEHSSVVLVTAKTDESSGHKGISCFIVPKGTPGLVVGHHEDKMGLRASDTTDLIFENCRVPAANILGKEGDGFKIAMSGLDSGRIGIAAQSLGVAQAAFDAAVKYAKKRKQFGVPITKHQAIRFQVADMATQIEAARQLVFSAASMKDRGENYTREASMAKLFASEMVQDVTARAIQMHGGYGFTKDYPVERFYRDARVFTIYEGTSEIQRIVISNNILRDKRKLR
- a CDS encoding helix-turn-helix transcriptional regulator; the protein is MAKKKEMTPIGKRIRRARLDKGISLNVMANETGLSKDFIKKIEGGEQRPSVGTLLQISRTLQLDSSYLLKEQEDTLEERADAYTKRTDNYAYTPLTPGAENKHLKAFRIVVEAGTRHEGVGFQHEGEEFSYVLSGTVEIQVGDHVNTLKAGDSLHFNSGIKHDLRNVGDEDAELIVVVYAP